In Macadamia integrifolia cultivar HAES 741 chromosome 5, SCU_Mint_v3, whole genome shotgun sequence, a single window of DNA contains:
- the LOC122079506 gene encoding uncharacterized protein LOC122079506 yields the protein MRFAEDKGCCNYRETKEISSSTAISLEFHKGNGTIQGSHYRMALGKQIPSKWDDAQKWLVGLSRRGDRNRSKSKPRKSNADDRRLISPVLQMKNDSYSGRDEVGEDEIPCPTSSVQDEGEIKKVDKLSEDSSSAIRSVCVRDMGTEMTPIASQEPSRAATPLRTTTPEARSPISSRSSNPGSSHAQGPENYQTDLTLLKRRNEAVAFGRVEGETRWCNREEEESNACKIYEHKNNEQARKPNPLQNQAMAWDEAEQAKYMARYKRQEVKIQAWENHEMRKAEMKMRRMEVKAERLRSRAQEKLGNKLVATRRIAEEKRENAEAKLNEQSVRASEKADYIRRTGHLPSSYSFKLPLLCWDQFPVKV from the exons ATGAGGTTTGCAGAGGATAAGGGTTGTTGTAATTATAGAGAAACAAAGGAGATTTCAAGCAGTACTGCTATTAGTTTGGAGTTCCACAAAGGAAATGGTACCATTCAGGGTTCTCATTATCGGATGGCATTGGGGAAACAGATCCCATCAAAATGGGATGATGCACAGAAATGGCTTGTTGGATTGTCAAGGAGAGGGGATCGAAATCGTTCCAAGTCCAAACCTCGAAAATCAAATGCAGATGACCGGAGATTAATCAGCCCTGTTCTGCAAATGAAGAATGATTCTTATAGTGGCAGAGATGAAGTGGGTGAAGATGAAATCCCATGCCCTACAAGTTCTGTTCAAGATGAAGGAGAGATAAAGAAGGTGGACAAGCTTTCTGAAGACTCTTCATCAGCCATTAGATCTGTTTGTGTGAGAGACATGGGAACAGAGATGACTCCCATTGCAAGTCAAGAGCCTTCAAGGGCAGCTACGCCCCTTAGAACCACAACACCTGAAGCCAGGAGCCCCATCTCTTCTAGATCATCAAACCCAGGAAGTAGCCATGCGCAGGGCCCTGAGAACTACCAAACAGATCTCACATTattgaagagaagaaatgaagctGTGGCTTTTGGCAGGGTAGAGGGTGAGACCAGGTGGTGTAAccgagaggaagaagaatccaATGCTTGCAAGATATATGAGCACAAGAACAATGAGCAAGCAAGGAAGCCCAATCCTTTACAGAACCAGGCCATGGCTTGGGATGAAGCTGAGCAAGCAAAATACATGGCAAG GTATAAGCGTCAAGAGGTGAAGATACAGGCTTGGGAAAACCATGAGATGCGGAAAGCAGAAATGAAAATGAGGAGGATGGAG GTGAAAGCTGAAAGGTTGAGATCTCGAGCACAAGAGAAGTTGGGAAACAAGCTTGTGGCAACACGTCGAATAGCTGAAGAAAAACGGGAAAATGCTGAGGCTAAACTGAATGAGCAATCTGTAAGGGCTTCTGAGAAGGCAGACTACATAAGAAGGACTGGTCATTTACCCTCATCCTACTCCTTCAAGCTGCCTTTGCTATGCTG GGATCAGTTCCCCGTGAAAGTTTAA